The Microbacterium amylolyticum genome includes the window AGACATGGGTAGCAAGCGCAAGAAGCAGCAGCAGATCGACCCGAAGGAATTCCGGTCCGAAGCGCTCGCACAGGCGCTGGAGAAGCAGGACATCGCGGCGGTGGCCCTCGCCCTCCGCAACGGGAACACCGTCGTGCCGCTGATCAAGCCCGGCCCCCGGGACAATCCGCTCGACGGCGGCGAGGTCTGGACATATCGCGATCAGAACACGGGGGAGATCGCGCTGCTGCTGTTCAGCGATGCGCGAAACAAACCGAAGAACCTCCCGCCGGGCGTTGGCCTCTATTCGCCGGCGTGGTTGACGACCTTTCTGACGCAGTACCGCGACACGATCACCACCGTTTTCCTCGATATCGCCGGGCCTCACCCGATGCAGGCATCACCCGGCGATCTGCTCGAGGCGCTCGAGGCGTAGGCGCGGGGCTGACACGTTTGTCAGTGGCACCCTCGTAGGCTCGGATCATGGCAAAACGACCCGCGGCTCCCGCATACATCTGCTCCGAATGCGGGTGGACAACGGCCAAGTGGGTCGGACGCTGCGGCGAATGCCAGCAGTGGGGAACGGTGGCCGAGAACGTCCCTCAGCAGGGGCTCGGCAACCGTTCCGTTCAGTCGCTCGCGCCGTCCTCCGCGGCCCGGCCGATCACGCAGATCGACACGGCTGACGCGCCCCGCCGCCCCAGCGGGGTCGGAGAGTTCGACCGCGTTCTTGGCGGCGGTGTTGTGCCCGGCGCGGCCATTCTCCTGTCGGGAGAACCCGGGGTCGGCAAGTCCACCCTCCTGCTCGAGGTCGCGGCACGCGCGGCAATGGAGGGGCGCCGCGTTCTGTACGTCAGTGCAGAAGAATCGGTCGCCCAGGTGCGGTTGCGTGCCGAGCGCACGGGGGCCATGCACGATCAGCTCTTCCTCGCGGCGGAATCCGATTTGGCCACCGTTCTGGGCCACCTCGACAGCGTTCAGCCCGAGCTGGTCATCGTCGACTCCGTGCAGACGGTGGCGTCCAGTCAGCAAGATGGCGCGGCCGGAATGCCCGGACAGGTGCGCGAGGTCGCGTCTACGCTCATTCGCGTGGCTAAAGAGCGTGCGCTGCCGATCATCATCGTCGGCCACGTCACAAAAGACGGCAGCGTCGCGGGTCCGCGGGTTCTCGAACACCTGGTCGATGTGGTGTGTCACTTCGAGGGAGATCGTCAAACGTCCCTGCGCTTTGTGCGTGCGCTCAAGAACCGCTTCGGACCCACCGACGAAGTCGGATGTTTTGAGATGGCGGGCGATGGCATCCGCGAGGTCCCCGACCCGTCCGGGCTGTTCCTCTCGCACGGCCAGCCCACCGCGGGAACATGTGTGGCGATTTCGCTCGAGGGGCGCCGGGCGCTGCCGGTAGAGGTGCAGGCGCTCACCGTCTTCAACCCCGCCCCCAACCCGCGCCGCGTTGTCTCCGGCGTCGACTCCGCGCGCGTAGCGATGGTGCTGGCCGTCCTCGATCGCCGTGCCAACATCCGCACCGGCAACGTCGACGTGTACGTCTCCACGGTTGGTGGTGTGCGGTTCACCGAGCCCGCCGCCGATCTGGCGATCGCCCTGGCGGTTGCCGGATCGATTAAGGACTTCACGCTGCCGCGAGAACTCGCCGCGGCGGGTGAGCTGTCGCTCGCTGGGGAGGTGCGGCCGGTCACACAGGCCAAGCAGCGCCGCGCCGAGGCCGAGCGTCTGGGCTACAAGCGTGTGATCGATGATCGTGCCCGCACGCTGGTGGAAGCGCTCGAACAGGTGCAGGGCGCAGCGCGCGAGCAGCAACCCACCGCCGATCTCGCGTCGATTCCCGAGTTCTAAGCCGGCATCGGCGTCTGGAAAGACTCGACCCCGGACACGCCCGAGCTCTCGTGGCCGGTGGCCGGTGCGATTCCACGCAGCGGGGCGTCGAACCCCGGGATTTCAGGGGAGTGCGGGTGCCTCACAGCCCGTTCGGCACGCTAACAGCCGATGCCCAGCGGACGGATTTGGGGGAACCGTCACTGATCCGTAAACTTGATCCCGGTGACGTGTCCGAGCGGCCGAAGGTGCAACACTCGAAATGTTGTGTAGGGTAACCCCCTACCGTGGGTTCAAATCCCACCGTCACCGCCACTTTGTCCTGAGTCGCGACATCGTTGACAGATGAGTCGCGACTCAGGACTTTTTCGTGGGTTCGGCGGGTTGACGGTGGCGCTGTGCTGGTGAGTCTGGTCATCGTTGACGGGATGAGTCGGGTCCTCGTTGACGGAGGTCACTGCTTCTTGGGCTGGTAGTTCCGGGTCGGGTCGATGGTGTGTTCGGCGATGATCTCGCCGGTGTTCGCGTCACTGGTGGTGATGTTCCGGTCGTGGATGAGCATGAGCACGGGGGTGCCGGCGTGGGCTTTGCCGATGCCCAGGTGGCGGAGCTGGCCGGCGTAGCGGATGGTGACTTTCCCGTGCTTGTCGACCTTGTCGGTGCGGGAGCGCCATTCGGAGCGGGTCGGGGTGGCTTTCGGGAGTGCTGTGTAGGCCTGTTCGGGTGTGCGGCGGCCGACGGATCGGTGCGGGCGCTGGGTGTTGTACCAGGTCTGGAATCCGGTGAGCAGGGTCTGCAGGTCGGCGATCGTGGCGGGCAGAGGGCGGGCGCTTAGCCAGCGTTTCAGGGTTTGGTGGAAGCGTTCGATCTTGCCCTGGGTTTGCGGGTGTCCGGGCCGGCCGTTTTTTGGGTGATGCGGTGGGCGGCGAGGAGTTTCTCGAAGCCGCCTCTTGCGCCTTTGTGTCGGGCCAGGCGGGTGGTGAACACGAGTCCGTTGTCGGTCAGGGTAGACATCGGCGCCCCGTAGTGGTCGATCAGTTCGGTCATGGCGGTGACCACCATCGGGCCGGTGAACGCGGCCTGGGCGCGGATGTCGAGCAGGAGGCGGGAGTGGTCGTCGAGGAAGTCGAGGATCTCGACCCGGGTGCCGTTGGCGAGGTGCCAGTGGGTGATGTCGGCTTGCCAGCATTCGTTGGGCAGATCGGCTTGGAACCGGATGTAGGAGCTACGGGGGCGTTTGTGGGGTGCGGGGGTGATGAGGCCAGCGGTGTGCAGGATGCGGCGGATTGTGGAGGTCGATGGCGCCCGGTGGCCGTCTTGTTCGAGGTGCCAGGCGATGGTGACCGGTCCCGCGTCAGCGCCCTGGCTGACCAGCTCGCCGCGCAGTTCGATGATCCGGTCGCGGATCGCGGTCGCGGTCGTCCCGGGTTGCGTCTTCGGGGCGCGGGAGCGTGGCGTCACCCGGTCGGGTCCTTCGGCGTCGTAGCGGCGGACGAGGGTGTGCACCCATTGCCGGGTGATGCCGAATCGGGCGGCGGCCTCCGCGAGGGTTAGGCCCTGTTCACGGACGGCTCGGACGATGACGAGGTTCTTTGGTTTCACGCCCTATCGTCGTTCGCGTTCGTGTCAATGATGTCGCGACTCACCGGTCAACAATCACGCCGCCGCGATCGTCAACGATGCCCCGACTCAGCCGTCAACGATCACGAGCGGGATCAGCGCGAACGGCTGTCAACGATGTCCTGAAACCAGACACCTCCGTCTCCGCCACATGTCTGAGGGCACCGATCGTATGATCGGTGCCCTCAGACATTTCTGGATGGCACGGAATGTGTGCACCTCTGCCGCTAGTCGGCCGTTATTTTTTGGCCGTCAGCGATCCGGTTCAGCAAGACCGGCCGTTGGTGCGACATCCGCGAAATCGCGGGGATTTCGCCTGTGCCTATGGCGTCTCGCGCGGGCTTTTCCGAATGTTTTTCCTGTATGGAGACTCATCACGGATCAAATGCAAGCGCTTGCAGTTTTCGGCCTTTCCGTTGATCATGGGGTTAATTTGGCCATAGAGGGCCGGCAATCACGTTGCGAGGAAGCACGAAGGATGCGAGGAAGCATGAACCCGCAGGGAATGGCCGTGGACAGCGGCAAAAGGGGGATGCGGCGATGGTTCGCTGCATTGGTAGCCACACTGATGGTGACGGCCGGTCTGGTCTCGTTCACCGGCGCCGAAAAGGCAGTAGCCGCGGCGCCCGGGCCGAAGGACACGATTGCCGTGCTCTTCTCCTACACCTGGAACAAGATCGCTGAGGAATGTGAGAACACCCTCGGGCCGGCCGGGTACGGCTATGTGCAAACCTCGCCTCCGCAGGAGCACGTCATGGTCCCGAGCGAGGGCAACCCGTGGTGGATCTACTACCAGCCCGTCTCGTACAAGCTCGAGTCGCGCATGGGTACCGAGGCCGAGTTCGAGTCGATGATCTCGCGCTGCAACGCCGCGGGGGTGGGCGTGATTGTCGACGCGGTCATCAACCACATGTCCGGCGCGCCCAGTGGCGGCACCGGTTGGGCTGGCACGCAGTTCCAGTACTACAACTACCCGGGTCTTTACGGTGACAGCGACTTCCACGACTGCCGACGCGACATCAACAACTACCAGGACCGCTGGGAGGTCCAGGAATGTCAACTGGTGGGCCTATCGGACCTGAAGACGAGCAGCCCGAGCGTCCAGCAGAAGCTCGCGGACTACCTCAACAAGTTCATTGACATGGGCGCGGCCGGATTCCGCATCGATGCTGTTAAGCACATCGCCGCCTCCGACATGAACGGCATCATGAGCAGGGTCAACAACCGCGACGACATCTATGTCGTCCAAGAAGTTATCCGCGCAAACGAGCCGATCCAGCCCGAGGAATACCTCGACTACGGTGACGTGCACGAGTTCGCTTATGCGCGCAAGCTGCAGGAGGCATTCGGCGGATCACGCATCGACTGGCTCATCAGCGGCGCCGGCATCGGATCGACGTGGGAAGGCTTCCTGCCTCAGGCCAACGCTGCGGTGTTCGTCGACAACCACGACACCGAGCGCAACGGCGAGACGCTGTCGTACAAGAACGGCAGAAGCTACGACTTGGCGCAGATCTTCACGCTCGCATGGAACTACGGCTCGCCGTCGATCCACTCGGGCTACGAGTTCTCGGGCTTCGACGCGGCTCCCGCCGTCGACGGCCAGGGCCGCGTGATCGATCCGCAGCCGGGCACGAACGGCTGGACCTTCAAGCACGCCCAGAACGACATTCAGAACATGGTCGGATTCCGCAACGAGACCTACGGTACTGCTGTGGTCAACAAGTGGAGCAGCGCTGACGGCTCGGCCATTGCGTTCGGTCGTGGCGACAAGGGCTATGTTGCGATCAACAACGGATCGGGATCGGTGCAGCGCGAGTTCACCACGTCGTTGCCCGATGGTGAGTACTACAACGTGATCAAGGCCACGAGGACTGGCGACACCTGGTCGGGCGAGTCGGTCGTCGTCTCGGGTGGAAAGTTCACCGCGAACCTCGGCGCCAAGGACGCGATTGCGCTCCACGCCGGCGCCAAGGTGGACCCAGGTTGCGAGGATGCCGCAAACCCCACCGTCCCCACGAACGTGACGGCTACGGGTACCACTGTCCAGCTTTCGTGGAACGATTCGACGGACGACTGCCAGGTAGCCGGCTACCAGATCACCCGCACGGGTGGTGCCGGTGGTTCGGTGACGCTGAACTCGACGACGACCTCGCTGACCGACAGCGGTCTTGCCGCGAACACGGCGTACTCCTACACCGTCCGGGCGCGTGACACGGCGGGCAAATTGTCCGGCGCGTCGAGTGCGGCTTCGGCGACCACGGGTGAAGGCCCGCAGACCCCGGTGGCGACGGTGTATTACCAGGTGCCGTCTGGTTGGTCGGCGGCGAATATGCATTATCGGGTTGGTTCTGGTGCGTGGACTGATGCGCCGGGTGAGTCGATGAGTGCGGTGGATGGTTTTGCTGGTTGGTTCCAGTTGTCGGTGGATGTTGTTGAGGGTGAGTCGGTGACGGCGGCTTTCAATAATGGTGCTGGTGTGTGGGATAACAATGGTTCGCAGGATTATGTGATTCCTTCCGGTGGTGACTGGTCGGTTTCTGGTGGTTCGGTGTCGGCGGGTAAGCCGGAGAAGGCTGAGCCGTTGGATGGCGAGTTGTCGTTGTTCTATAAGCCGGCTGCGGGTTGGGGTTCGGCGTATGCGCATTACCAGGTGGGTTCTGGTGAGTGGACGGCGGTTCCGGGTGTGCAGATGACGTCGGTTGCTTCTTGCGAGGCTGGTTCTGGTTGGTATCACCTGTCTGTTGATTCGGGTGCGGCGTCGAGTGTGACGGTTGCGTTCAACAATGGTTCTGGCACGTGGGATAACAACGGTTCGAGCAACTACACGTTCACGACCGCGACTGCTGCGGTCAGCGGTGGTGCGGTGTCGGTGAAGGACCCTTGCGCTTCGGTCGATGACGACGATGAGGATGACGTTGTCATTCCGGGTGTGCCTTCGGGTGTGACGGTTGTTCCTTCGGAGTCGTCGGTGGCGGTGTCGTGGCCTGCTGTTGCGGGTGCGACGTCGTATCGGGTGGCGTATCGTGCGACGGCGAGTAGCAAGACGCTGTTCCAGGATGTTCCTTCGGGGACGTCGGCTGTGGTGTCGGGTCTGAATGAGGGGACTGCTTACTGGTTCAAGGTGAGTGCGTCTAACTCTGCGGGGGCTTCGGCGTTCAGTGCGGCAGCGCACACGACGACGGGTTCGGGTGATGTTGTTATTCCGGGTGTGCCTTCGGGTGTGACGGTTGTTCCTTCGGAGTCGTCGGTGGCGGTGTCGTGGCCTGCTGTTGCGGGTGCGACGTCGTATCGGGTGGCGTATCGTGCGACGGCGAGTAGCAAGACGCTGTTCCAGGATGTTCCTTCGGGGACGTCGGCTGTGGTGTCGGGTCTGAATGAGGGGACTGCTTACTGGTTCAAGGTGAGTGCGTCTAACTCTGCGGGGGCTTCGGCGTTTAGTGCGGCAGCGCACACGACGACGGGTTCGGGTGATGTTGTTATTCCGGGTGTGCCTTCGGGTGTGAGCACAGTGGTCTCGGGCCAGCAGGTATCGGTGAGCTGGACAGCGGTTGCGGGAGCGACCTCATACACGATCTCCTACAGCACCGGCGGCGGTGCTGCGACGACGGTGGCATCCACGGCCACCGCTACGGTCATCACGGGCCTTGCCGCGTCGACGACGTACTCCTTCCGGGTGCGCGCCGAGAACGCCGCGGGCAACTCGGCGTATAGCGCTGCCGTCACGGCGACGACGGGCGAGGCTCCGACCGACGAAGAGCCGGGCGGCTCGGTCGCCGGTGCGACAACGGCAAGCCCCCTGGGCGGCGACCCGCGCAAGGACGCGATCTACTTCATCATGACCGCGCGCTGGTACGACGGTGACCCGAGCAACAACATGGGTGGCGCGCTGCACGAGAAGTCGGGCAATGCGGCTAACGACGACCCGATGTTCCGAGGTGACTTCCAGGGCATCATCGACAAGCTCGATTACATCAAGGGCCTCGGATTCTCGGCGCTGTGGATCACCCCCGTGGTGACCAACCGTAGCGACTACGACTTCCATGGCTACCACGGTTGGGACTTCCAGCGCATCGATCCGCGACTCGAGTCGCCGGGTGCCACCTACCAGGACCTCATCAATGAGGCTCACGCCAAGGGCATCAAGATCTATCAGGATGTCGTCTACAACCACACCTCACGCTGGGGCGAGAAGAACCTCTACAGTGCGACCGTCTACGGCAAGCGCGATGCGGAGTGGAGCTGGTACTACGACGAGCCTGTCCCGGGTAAGGTCTAC containing:
- a CDS encoding dehydrogenase gives rise to the protein MGSKRKKQQQIDPKEFRSEALAQALEKQDIAAVALALRNGNTVVPLIKPGPRDNPLDGGEVWTYRDQNTGEIALLLFSDARNKPKNLPPGVGLYSPAWLTTFLTQYRDTITTVFLDIAGPHPMQASPGDLLEALEA
- the radA gene encoding DNA repair protein RadA, with translation MAKRPAAPAYICSECGWTTAKWVGRCGECQQWGTVAENVPQQGLGNRSVQSLAPSSAARPITQIDTADAPRRPSGVGEFDRVLGGGVVPGAAILLSGEPGVGKSTLLLEVAARAAMEGRRVLYVSAEESVAQVRLRAERTGAMHDQLFLAAESDLATVLGHLDSVQPELVIVDSVQTVASSQQDGAAGMPGQVREVASTLIRVAKERALPIIIVGHVTKDGSVAGPRVLEHLVDVVCHFEGDRQTSLRFVRALKNRFGPTDEVGCFEMAGDGIREVPDPSGLFLSHGQPTAGTCVAISLEGRRALPVEVQALTVFNPAPNPRRVVSGVDSARVAMVLAVLDRRANIRTGNVDVYVSTVGGVRFTEPAADLAIALAVAGSIKDFTLPRELAAAGELSLAGEVRPVTQAKQRRAEAERLGYKRVIDDRARTLVEALEQVQGAAREQQPTADLASIPEF
- a CDS encoding alpha-amylase family glycosyl hydrolase, with amino-acid sequence MNPQGMAVDSGKRGMRRWFAALVATLMVTAGLVSFTGAEKAVAAAPGPKDTIAVLFSYTWNKIAEECENTLGPAGYGYVQTSPPQEHVMVPSEGNPWWIYYQPVSYKLESRMGTEAEFESMISRCNAAGVGVIVDAVINHMSGAPSGGTGWAGTQFQYYNYPGLYGDSDFHDCRRDINNYQDRWEVQECQLVGLSDLKTSSPSVQQKLADYLNKFIDMGAAGFRIDAVKHIAASDMNGIMSRVNNRDDIYVVQEVIRANEPIQPEEYLDYGDVHEFAYARKLQEAFGGSRIDWLISGAGIGSTWEGFLPQANAAVFVDNHDTERNGETLSYKNGRSYDLAQIFTLAWNYGSPSIHSGYEFSGFDAAPAVDGQGRVIDPQPGTNGWTFKHAQNDIQNMVGFRNETYGTAVVNKWSSADGSAIAFGRGDKGYVAINNGSGSVQREFTTSLPDGEYYNVIKATRTGDTWSGESVVVSGGKFTANLGAKDAIALHAGAKVDPGCEDAANPTVPTNVTATGTTVQLSWNDSTDDCQVAGYQITRTGGAGGSVTLNSTTTSLTDSGLAANTAYSYTVRARDTAGKLSGASSAASATTGEGPQTPVATVYYQVPSGWSAANMHYRVGSGAWTDAPGESMSAVDGFAGWFQLSVDVVEGESVTAAFNNGAGVWDNNGSQDYVIPSGGDWSVSGGSVSAGKPEKAEPLDGELSLFYKPAAGWGSAYAHYQVGSGEWTAVPGVQMTSVASCEAGSGWYHLSVDSGAASSVTVAFNNGSGTWDNNGSSNYTFTTATAAVSGGAVSVKDPCASVDDDDEDDVVIPGVPSGVTVVPSESSVAVSWPAVAGATSYRVAYRATASSKTLFQDVPSGTSAVVSGLNEGTAYWFKVSASNSAGASAFSAAAHTTTGSGDVVIPGVPSGVTVVPSESSVAVSWPAVAGATSYRVAYRATASSKTLFQDVPSGTSAVVSGLNEGTAYWFKVSASNSAGASAFSAAAHTTTGSGDVVIPGVPSGVSTVVSGQQVSVSWTAVAGATSYTISYSTGGGAATTVASTATATVITGLAASTTYSFRVRAENAAGNSAYSAAVTATTGEAPTDEEPGGSVAGATTASPLGGDPRKDAIYFIMTARWYDGDPSNNMGGALHEKSGNAANDDPMFRGDFQGIIDKLDYIKGLGFSALWITPVVTNRSDYDFHGYHGWDFQRIDPRLESPGATYQDLINEAHAKGIKIYQDVVYNHTSRWGEKNLYSATVYGKRDAEWSWYYDEPVPGKVYNPAKPQPDGSAYNGDLWSETQPADQNCQNWGVQSGYSAEGYKVYHCQWPNATSGMFPEEYFHPCWIGNWEGSDSKDCWIHEDLADLNTESAVVQDYLIDTYNKYIDMGVDGFRVDTAVHIPRVMWNRYFLPALQEHAVSVHGEKGKDFYVFGEVAQFVHDKWNRGSVNHSAPFYTWKERREYSPDDVQAVIEQYQYENLMGGDGQPRSANAFLDGNNYRTPDYSQFSGMHIIDMRMHMNFDNAHTAFHSGMDSDDVTNDATFNAVYVDSHDYGPGKSNVRFDGGTAAWAENMSLMWTFRGIPVLYYGSEIEFQAGQQIDCGPSCPLETTGRAYFGDHLEGNVVASDFGVVSSASGAVATTLAQPLSQHLQTLNRIRRGVPALQMGQYSTEGVSGGMAFKRRYAEGSTDSFVLVTISGGATFSGIPNGTYVDAVTGDTKVVSNGTLSVSLSGQGNMRAYVLNGTGKIGDGSPYLN